A part of Cotesia glomerata isolate CgM1 linkage group LG4, MPM_Cglom_v2.3, whole genome shotgun sequence genomic DNA contains:
- the LOC123263229 gene encoding PAX-interacting protein 1 isoform X2, which produces MGDIRAGLEELKLDVALFADVKFYITGRADPKVLSLLHKGSAEHSNYFSDFVTHLIAGEEPAESELFEAKDIYEIPAVTQDWVLQSAKCKQLLPTHYFSAQENQLFSSIRISTTCLSSRDIESIWAMVTLQGGHFLSRLDRTITHLVAGKASGSKYEAANSRGIKIVTPDWVTECCRTRSLVDESEYHPRLLVYPAPSSISLITGFIDQDQEDPEDKALDDVLKTRLPWENYGMPVQVQQVLQQVQVQPTSPESPQYQRPVSTSSLTYNSQNWTPMKSVQPVPEQTVQLQGFNQHVMVQQQPIPVGHQQISQNQINLQSVNQQSVSQQSLSQQSINQPPIRQQQQQPVNQQQQHQQLINQQSISQQSINQQPISQQQQQQQPVNQQQPQQLINQQTINQQSISQQQQQQQQQQQQQQQQQQQQQQQQQQQLISQQSITQPQQQQSISPQQSLNQQQQAIIQQQQSISPQQSLNQQQTIIQQTITQQQSISPQQQTMIQQSVAQQQQQQQQQQPINQQQQMGPPQVNIQHIQQQMIQQPIHQPLQQQQLTPEQRQQFLLIQQQQQQQQQKIQQISQHLQQSAPQTQFIVREAPIQGQPQNQSFVVNREAWQQQQQQQQQQQQQQQQQQQQQYHLQLQRQQLGQQRPAGWVQPQQHLRQLIHLDAQTHQKLQQMDPQQRAQVIQKIQKSRNFILQQQQQMNRQAHPAIIRTSQPVQWVQRGQIVNQKPMPVQPPALAPINSNQVIQVQAQTPPAQNFQGQLTPQQMAHLQMQKQQMARLQQIHLQQQQQQQQQQQQQQQQQQQQEIPLAAPAAQMPAEQLVVNAKTKTALANMLTNRLHGGAAEGSAAGQLRLMTAQHRAPPPPSQDPALLAAYQRRTLGNITNGAAAGIKMYTQQVQQPKAQFYGHNPNLKLPPDLCLLGCIFVIVEYDTQFPASEVANWKQVIERHGGEVEPEYCVRATHVLAITQKHPTVVQALRDGKRCVNAHWLSDVVSKQHVLPPWHAIHFPVPYEIGEKPLSQHNVSFSGFEGEERAKVKAMLELLQVQYTKYFSRHNTILICRKPEGPKYKKAKEWAIPCVNVQWLIDVVCGQAAHHQLEQPKYQQFNATHPFRLDYSLVPHLMTAWKMPINITQESYDKVKAVGQGPNARRNKKPRLDLTLSKDPQLLGLEDAIVVTNPNAPIPGSEMQPKILFSGTNPRKHAKRIRELGGTLAASWRDATHLVMNAPYRTVKFLCCLSRCKFIVSIQWLMECFARNTFVDEAGYGLDNEDFERSFNCNIQKALASPNKGEVLKGKIFYVTPSVVPAPSAFAEIIESAGGTFEKTRRSLAQIQEINATKINYIIITQANDLHLLSDVLRANIAVYSAEVVLGSVCRQSFQLETSQT; this is translated from the exons atggGAGATATACGCGCGGGATTAGAGGAATTGAAACTCGACGTCGCTTTGTTTGCCGacgttaaattttatatcactGGACGTGCTGATCCCAAG GTGCTGTCCCTGCTGCACAAAGGGAGCGCCGAGCACTCAAACTATTTCAGTGACTTCGTGACGCACTTAATAGCCGGGGAAGAACCAGCAGAGAGCGAGCTCTTCGAAGCCAAAGACATCTACGAGATCCCAGCGGTAACCCAAGACTGGGTCTTGCAGTCCGCGAAATGCAAGCAACTGCTTCCAACGCATTACTTCTCCGCCCAGGAGAACCAGCTCTTCTCCTCCATCCGGATCAGCACTACCTGCCTGTCTTCCCGGGACATAGAGTCTATCTGGGCGATGGTAACTCTCCAAGGTGGCCACTTTCTCTCCCGACTAGACAGGACCATCACCCACCTCGTAGCTGGCAAAGCATCTGGTTCCAAGTACGAAGCTGCTAACTCAAGAGGGATCAAGATTGTCACCCCCGACTGGGTCACCGAGTGCTGCAGAACTCGAAGCCTGGTTGATGAATCCGAGTACCACCCCCGGCTCTTGGTGTATCCGGCCCCCAGTTCCATCAGTCTGATCACCGGGTTCATTGATCAAGATCAAGAGGATCCAGAAGACAAGGCTCTAGATGACGTTCTGAAGACCAGATTGCCGTGGGAGAATTATGGAATGCCCGTTCAAGTTCAGCAAGTTCTTCAGCAGGTTCAGGTTCAACCCACTTCTCCAGAATCACCGCAGTATCAACGGCCTGTCTCTACTAGTAGCTTGACTTACAATTCACAAAACTGGACCCCTATGAAATCTGTTCAGCCTGTTCCGGAACAAACTGTTCAATTACAAGGGTTTAATCAACATGTTATGGTTCAACAGCAACCTATTCCAGTTGGACATCAacagatttctcaaaatcaaattaatttacaatctGTTAATCAACAGTCGGTAAGTCAACAGTCCTTAAGTCAGCAGTCAATTAATCAACCGCCTATAAG acagcaacaacaacaaccaGTTaatcaacaacaacaacatcaACAATTGATCAATCAGCAGTCGATAAGTCAACAGTCTATAAATCAACAGCCGATAAgtcaacaacaacaacaacaacaaccaGTTAATCAACAACAACCACAACAATTGATTAATCAACAAACGATAAACCAACAGTCGATAAgtcaacaacaacaacaacaacaacaacaac aacaacaacaacaacaacaacaacaacaacaacaacaacaacaacaacaacaattgATAAGTCAACAGTCAATAACCCAGCCACAGCAACAGCAGTCGATAAGTCCGCAACAATCATTAAATCAACAGCAACAGGCAATAATTCAACAGCAACAATCGATAAGCCCTCAACAATCCTTGAATCAGCAACAAACGATCATCCAGCAAACAATAACCCAACAACAATCTATAAGTCCTCAACAGCAAACAATGATCCAACAGTCAGTCGCccaacaacagcaacagcaacaacaacaacaaccgATTAATCAACAACAGCAAATGGGACCACCGCAGGTCAACATTCAGCATATCCAGCAGCAGATGATCCAGCAACCAATCCATCAACCATTGCAACAGCAGCAACTAACCCCAGAACAGCGTCAACAGTTCTTACTGAtccagcagcagcagcagcaacagcaacaaaaGATCCAGCAGATATCCCAGCACCTTCAGCAGTCAGCTCCGCAGACCCAATTTATTGTTCGGGAAGCTCCAATACAAGGCCAGCCGCAGAACCAGAGTTTTGTTGTCAATAGAGAAGCTtggcagcagcagcagcagcagcagcaacaacagcagcagcagcagcaacagcagcagcagcagcagtaCCACCTTCAGCTCCAAAGGCAGCAACTAGGCCAGCAGAGACCAGCAGGTTGGGTCCAGCCCCAGCAGCACCTAAGGCAGTTGATCCACTTGGATGCCCAGACGCACCAGAAGCTCCAACAGATGGACCCGCAGCAGAGAGCTCAGGTGATTCAGAAGATCCAGAAGTCCAGAAACTTCATCCtccagcagcagcagcagatGAATCGGCAAGCACACCCAGCGATCATCAGGACGTCCCAGCCGGTCCAGTGGGTCCAGCGTGGGCAGATCGTCAACCAGAAGCCGATGCCAGTTCAGCCGCCAGCTCTAGCTCCGATAAACTCAAACCAGGTGATCCAGGTCCAAGCCCAGACTCCACCAGCACAGAACTTCCAGGGACAATTGACCCCCCAGCAGATGGCCCACTTGCAGATGCAGAAGCAGCAGATGGCCAGGCTGCAGCAGATACATCtccaacagcagcagcagcagcagcagcaacagcaacaacagcaacagcagcagcagcaacaggAGATTCCGCTGGCGGCTCCAGCAGCTCAGATGCCAGCCGAGCAACTGGTGGTCAACGCAAAGACCAAGACTGCCTTGGCCAACATGCTGACCAATAGACTTCATGGTGGAGCTGCTGAAGGAAGTGCTGCTGGACAACTCAGGCTAATGACTGCCCAACATCGGGCGCCACCTCCTCCGTCCCAGGACCCGGCTCTGCTGGCTGCCTACCAGAGGAGGACTCTAGGGAACATCACCAACGGAGCTGCTGCAGGGATCAAGATGTACACTCAGCAGGTCCAGCAACCCAAGGCCCAGTTCTACGGACACAATCCTAATCTAAAGCTTCCGCCGGATCTCTGTCTTCTGGGGTGCATTTTTGTGATAGTGGAGTATGATACCCAGTTTCCTGCTTCGGAAGTCGCTAATTGGAAGCAAGTCATCGAGCGCCACGGTGGAGAAGTTGAACCAGAGTACTGCGTACGTGCGACACATGTTCTTGCAATTACTCAGAAGCATCCTACTGTGGTTCAAGCGCTAAGGGATGGAAAGCGATGTGTCAATGCTCATTGGCTGTCTGATGTCGTTTCCAAGCAGCATGTGCTGCCCCCTTGGCATGCCATTCATTTTCCGGTGCCCTATGAGATTGGGGAGAAACCGCTTAGTCAGCATAATGTGTCGTTTTCCGGATTTGAGGGGGAGGAACGCGCCAAGGTCAAGGCTATGTTGGAGCTTTTACAG GTCCAGTATACAAAATACTTTTCTCGGCACAACACTATCCTGATCTGCCGAAAGCCAGAGGGACCTAAATACAAAAAAGCTAAAGAATGGGCGATACCTTGCGTAAACGTCCAGTGGCTGATAGATGTCGTCTGCGGGCAGGCTGCCCACCATCAACTGGAACAGCCCAAGTACCAGCAGTTCAACGCGACTCATCCTTTCAGATTAGACTACTCACTGGTTCCCCATCTTATGACCGCCTGGAAAATGCCGATCAACATCACCCAGGAGTCTTACGACAAGGTGAAAGCAGTGGGTCAGGGACCTAACGCGAGGCGGAACAAGAAGCCCAGGTTGGATCTGACTCTGAGCAAGGACCCACAGTTACTAGGACTAGAAGATGCGATTGTGGTGACCAATCCAAATGCACCAATTCCTGGGTCAGAAATGCAGCCCAAGATCCTGTTCAGTGGAACCAACCCCCGGAAACACGCCAAGAGGATCCGGGAGCTGGGTGGTACATTAGCAGCCAGTTGGAGAGATGCTACTCACTTGGTGATGAATGCCCCTTACCGGACGGTTAAGTTTCTCTGCTGCTTAAGCAGGTGCAAGTTTATTGTCAGTATCCAGTGGCTGATGGAGTGCTTTGCCAGGAATACTTTTGTTGACGAAGCAGGTTATGGGCTTGACAATGAAGACTTCGAAAGGAGTTTTAATTGCAATATTCAGAAGGCACTCGCTAGTCCTAATAAAGGAGAAGTACTTAAG GGTAAAATTTTCTATGTGACTCCAAGTGTTGTACCAGCACCATCAGCATTTGCAGAAATAATCGAAAGCGCAGGTGGAACGTTTGAAAAAACGCGACGCTCTCTAGCGCAAATTCAAGAAATAAACGCCACTAAAATTAACTACATTATTATCACGCAGGCTAATGACCTCCATTTACTTAGTGATGTTCTTCGTGCTAATATCG cCGTGTACAGTGCAGAAGTCGTTCTAGGTTCTGTATGTCGTCAATCTTTCCAACTGGAGACATCACAAACCTGA
- the LOC123263229 gene encoding PAX-interacting protein 1 isoform X4, whose translation MGDIRAGLEELKLDVALFADVKFYITGRADPKVLSLLHKGSAEHSNYFSDFVTHLIAGEEPAESELFEAKDIYEIPAVTQDWVLQSAKCKQLLPTHYFSAQENQLFSSIRISTTCLSSRDIESIWAMVTLQGGHFLSRLDRTITHLVAGKASGSKYEAANSRGIKIVTPDWVTECCRTRSLVDESEYHPRLLVYPAPSSISLITGFIDQDQEDPEDKALDDVLKTRLPWENYGMPVQVQQVLQQVQVQPTSPESPQYQRPVSTSSLTYNSQNWTPMKSVQPVPEQTVQLQGFNQHVMVQQQPIPVGHQQISQNQINLQSVNQQSVSQQSLSQQSINQPPISQQQQQQVNQQQQQQQQPVNQQQQHQQLINQQSISQQSINQQPISQQTINQQSISQQQQQQQQQQQQQQQQQQQQQQQQQQQLISQQSITQPQQQQSISPQQSLNQQQQAIIQQQQSISPQQSLNQQQTIIQQTITQQQSISPQQQTMIQQSVAQQQQQQQQQQPINQQQQMGPPQVNIQHIQQQMIQQPIHQPLQQQQLTPEQRQQFLLIQQQQQQQQQKIQQISQHLQQSAPQTQFIVREAPIQGQPQNQSFVVNREAWQQQQQQQQQQQQQQQQQQQQQYHLQLQRQQLGQQRPAGWVQPQQHLRQLIHLDAQTHQKLQQMDPQQRAQVIQKIQKSRNFILQQQQQMNRQAHPAIIRTSQPVQWVQRGQIVNQKPMPVQPPALAPINSNQVIQVQAQTPPAQNFQGQLTPQQMAHLQMQKQQMARLQQIHLQQQQQQQQQQQQQQQQQQQQEIPLAAPAAQMPAEQLVVNAKTKTALANMLTNRLHGGAAEGSAAGQLRLMTAQHRAPPPPSQDPALLAAYQRRTLGNITNGAAAGIKMYTQQVQQPKAQFYGHNPNLKLPPDLCLLGCIFVIVEYDTQFPASEVANWKQVIERHGGEVEPEYCVRATHVLAITQKHPTVVQALRDGKRCVNAHWLSDVVSKQHVLPPWHAIHFPVPYEIGEKPLSQHNVSFSGFEGEERAKVKAMLELLQVQYTKYFSRHNTILICRKPEGPKYKKAKEWAIPCVNVQWLIDVVCGQAAHHQLEQPKYQQFNATHPFRLDYSLVPHLMTAWKMPINITQESYDKVKAVGQGPNARRNKKPRLDLTLSKDPQLLGLEDAIVVTNPNAPIPGSEMQPKILFSGTNPRKHAKRIRELGGTLAASWRDATHLVMNAPYRTVKFLCCLSRCKFIVSIQWLMECFARNTFVDEAGYGLDNEDFERSFNCNIQKALASPNKGEVLKGKIFYVTPSVVPAPSAFAEIIESAGGTFEKTRRSLAQIQEINATKINYIIITQANDLHLLSDVLRANIAVYSAEVVLGSVCRQSFQLETSQT comes from the exons atggGAGATATACGCGCGGGATTAGAGGAATTGAAACTCGACGTCGCTTTGTTTGCCGacgttaaattttatatcactGGACGTGCTGATCCCAAG GTGCTGTCCCTGCTGCACAAAGGGAGCGCCGAGCACTCAAACTATTTCAGTGACTTCGTGACGCACTTAATAGCCGGGGAAGAACCAGCAGAGAGCGAGCTCTTCGAAGCCAAAGACATCTACGAGATCCCAGCGGTAACCCAAGACTGGGTCTTGCAGTCCGCGAAATGCAAGCAACTGCTTCCAACGCATTACTTCTCCGCCCAGGAGAACCAGCTCTTCTCCTCCATCCGGATCAGCACTACCTGCCTGTCTTCCCGGGACATAGAGTCTATCTGGGCGATGGTAACTCTCCAAGGTGGCCACTTTCTCTCCCGACTAGACAGGACCATCACCCACCTCGTAGCTGGCAAAGCATCTGGTTCCAAGTACGAAGCTGCTAACTCAAGAGGGATCAAGATTGTCACCCCCGACTGGGTCACCGAGTGCTGCAGAACTCGAAGCCTGGTTGATGAATCCGAGTACCACCCCCGGCTCTTGGTGTATCCGGCCCCCAGTTCCATCAGTCTGATCACCGGGTTCATTGATCAAGATCAAGAGGATCCAGAAGACAAGGCTCTAGATGACGTTCTGAAGACCAGATTGCCGTGGGAGAATTATGGAATGCCCGTTCAAGTTCAGCAAGTTCTTCAGCAGGTTCAGGTTCAACCCACTTCTCCAGAATCACCGCAGTATCAACGGCCTGTCTCTACTAGTAGCTTGACTTACAATTCACAAAACTGGACCCCTATGAAATCTGTTCAGCCTGTTCCGGAACAAACTGTTCAATTACAAGGGTTTAATCAACATGTTATGGTTCAACAGCAACCTATTCCAGTTGGACATCAacagatttctcaaaatcaaattaatttacaatctGTTAATCAACAGTCGGTAAGTCAACAGTCCTTAAGTCAGCAGTCAATTAATCAACCGCCTATAAGTCAGCAACAACAA caacaagttaatcaacaacaacagcaacaacaacaaccaGTTaatcaacaacaacaacatcaACAATTGATCAATCAGCAGTCGATAAGTCAACAGTCTATAAATCAACAGCCGATAAg TCAACAAACGATAAACCAACAGTCGATAAgtcaacaacaacaacaacaacaacaacaac aacaacaacaacaacaacaacaacaacaacaacaacaacaacaacaacaacaattgATAAGTCAACAGTCAATAACCCAGCCACAGCAACAGCAGTCGATAAGTCCGCAACAATCATTAAATCAACAGCAACAGGCAATAATTCAACAGCAACAATCGATAAGCCCTCAACAATCCTTGAATCAGCAACAAACGATCATCCAGCAAACAATAACCCAACAACAATCTATAAGTCCTCAACAGCAAACAATGATCCAACAGTCAGTCGCccaacaacagcaacagcaacaacaacaacaaccgATTAATCAACAACAGCAAATGGGACCACCGCAGGTCAACATTCAGCATATCCAGCAGCAGATGATCCAGCAACCAATCCATCAACCATTGCAACAGCAGCAACTAACCCCAGAACAGCGTCAACAGTTCTTACTGAtccagcagcagcagcagcaacagcaacaaaaGATCCAGCAGATATCCCAGCACCTTCAGCAGTCAGCTCCGCAGACCCAATTTATTGTTCGGGAAGCTCCAATACAAGGCCAGCCGCAGAACCAGAGTTTTGTTGTCAATAGAGAAGCTtggcagcagcagcagcagcagcagcaacaacagcagcagcagcagcaacagcagcagcagcagcagtaCCACCTTCAGCTCCAAAGGCAGCAACTAGGCCAGCAGAGACCAGCAGGTTGGGTCCAGCCCCAGCAGCACCTAAGGCAGTTGATCCACTTGGATGCCCAGACGCACCAGAAGCTCCAACAGATGGACCCGCAGCAGAGAGCTCAGGTGATTCAGAAGATCCAGAAGTCCAGAAACTTCATCCtccagcagcagcagcagatGAATCGGCAAGCACACCCAGCGATCATCAGGACGTCCCAGCCGGTCCAGTGGGTCCAGCGTGGGCAGATCGTCAACCAGAAGCCGATGCCAGTTCAGCCGCCAGCTCTAGCTCCGATAAACTCAAACCAGGTGATCCAGGTCCAAGCCCAGACTCCACCAGCACAGAACTTCCAGGGACAATTGACCCCCCAGCAGATGGCCCACTTGCAGATGCAGAAGCAGCAGATGGCCAGGCTGCAGCAGATACATCtccaacagcagcagcagcagcagcagcaacagcaacaacagcaacagcagcagcagcaacaggAGATTCCGCTGGCGGCTCCAGCAGCTCAGATGCCAGCCGAGCAACTGGTGGTCAACGCAAAGACCAAGACTGCCTTGGCCAACATGCTGACCAATAGACTTCATGGTGGAGCTGCTGAAGGAAGTGCTGCTGGACAACTCAGGCTAATGACTGCCCAACATCGGGCGCCACCTCCTCCGTCCCAGGACCCGGCTCTGCTGGCTGCCTACCAGAGGAGGACTCTAGGGAACATCACCAACGGAGCTGCTGCAGGGATCAAGATGTACACTCAGCAGGTCCAGCAACCCAAGGCCCAGTTCTACGGACACAATCCTAATCTAAAGCTTCCGCCGGATCTCTGTCTTCTGGGGTGCATTTTTGTGATAGTGGAGTATGATACCCAGTTTCCTGCTTCGGAAGTCGCTAATTGGAAGCAAGTCATCGAGCGCCACGGTGGAGAAGTTGAACCAGAGTACTGCGTACGTGCGACACATGTTCTTGCAATTACTCAGAAGCATCCTACTGTGGTTCAAGCGCTAAGGGATGGAAAGCGATGTGTCAATGCTCATTGGCTGTCTGATGTCGTTTCCAAGCAGCATGTGCTGCCCCCTTGGCATGCCATTCATTTTCCGGTGCCCTATGAGATTGGGGAGAAACCGCTTAGTCAGCATAATGTGTCGTTTTCCGGATTTGAGGGGGAGGAACGCGCCAAGGTCAAGGCTATGTTGGAGCTTTTACAG GTCCAGTATACAAAATACTTTTCTCGGCACAACACTATCCTGATCTGCCGAAAGCCAGAGGGACCTAAATACAAAAAAGCTAAAGAATGGGCGATACCTTGCGTAAACGTCCAGTGGCTGATAGATGTCGTCTGCGGGCAGGCTGCCCACCATCAACTGGAACAGCCCAAGTACCAGCAGTTCAACGCGACTCATCCTTTCAGATTAGACTACTCACTGGTTCCCCATCTTATGACCGCCTGGAAAATGCCGATCAACATCACCCAGGAGTCTTACGACAAGGTGAAAGCAGTGGGTCAGGGACCTAACGCGAGGCGGAACAAGAAGCCCAGGTTGGATCTGACTCTGAGCAAGGACCCACAGTTACTAGGACTAGAAGATGCGATTGTGGTGACCAATCCAAATGCACCAATTCCTGGGTCAGAAATGCAGCCCAAGATCCTGTTCAGTGGAACCAACCCCCGGAAACACGCCAAGAGGATCCGGGAGCTGGGTGGTACATTAGCAGCCAGTTGGAGAGATGCTACTCACTTGGTGATGAATGCCCCTTACCGGACGGTTAAGTTTCTCTGCTGCTTAAGCAGGTGCAAGTTTATTGTCAGTATCCAGTGGCTGATGGAGTGCTTTGCCAGGAATACTTTTGTTGACGAAGCAGGTTATGGGCTTGACAATGAAGACTTCGAAAGGAGTTTTAATTGCAATATTCAGAAGGCACTCGCTAGTCCTAATAAAGGAGAAGTACTTAAG GGTAAAATTTTCTATGTGACTCCAAGTGTTGTACCAGCACCATCAGCATTTGCAGAAATAATCGAAAGCGCAGGTGGAACGTTTGAAAAAACGCGACGCTCTCTAGCGCAAATTCAAGAAATAAACGCCACTAAAATTAACTACATTATTATCACGCAGGCTAATGACCTCCATTTACTTAGTGATGTTCTTCGTGCTAATATCG cCGTGTACAGTGCAGAAGTCGTTCTAGGTTCTGTATGTCGTCAATCTTTCCAACTGGAGACATCACAAACCTGA